The Haloplanus sp. CK5-1 genome contains a region encoding:
- a CDS encoding helix-turn-helix domain-containing protein — MQTNDPNDPFADVDPQACPTAESLEVIGTQWRLNVLHDLVDEGEMRFNELKESTGASSRTLSQSLDALKAAGLVEKRMEEAAPVATYYSLTEKGTALKPVFDELDAWAREYVDPTEYADQ, encoded by the coding sequence ATGCAGACGAACGACCCTAACGACCCGTTCGCAGACGTCGACCCGCAGGCCTGTCCCACCGCGGAGTCACTGGAGGTCATCGGGACGCAGTGGCGACTCAACGTGCTCCACGACCTGGTAGACGAGGGGGAGATGCGGTTCAACGAACTCAAGGAATCGACCGGTGCGAGTTCGCGGACGCTCTCGCAATCGCTCGACGCGCTGAAAGCAGCGGGTCTCGTCGAGAAGCGCATGGAGGAGGCCGCGCCGGTCGCGACCTACTACTCGCTGACCGAGAAGGGGACTGCACTCAAACCGGTGTTCGATGAACTTGACGCCTGGGCACGCGAGTACGTCGACCCGACAGAGTACGCCGACCAGTAG
- a CDS encoding GNAT family N-acetyltransferase, which translates to MLIIRPLTAADRELVKSIITAHFTGGGSYNVPTNNEGNGTFVRVAERNGALLGVIALSTYTAPAQLCEAMHLIDTPDPVDATWYGHVHAGYAAPAHTGEGIGSRLL; encoded by the coding sequence ATGCTGATAATCCGCCCGCTGACAGCGGCCGATCGGGAGCTGGTCAAGTCGATTATCACGGCACACTTCACCGGCGGCGGGTCGTACAACGTCCCGACGAACAACGAGGGGAACGGGACCTTCGTCCGCGTCGCAGAGAGGAATGGTGCCCTCCTTGGCGTCATAGCGCTGAGCACGTACACGGCCCCGGCACAACTCTGCGAGGCGATGCACCTCATCGACACGCCCGACCCGGTAGACGCAACGTGGTACGGCCATGTCCACGCGGGCTACGCCGCGCCAGCACACACCGGTGAGGGAATCGGAAGCCGACTGCTTTAG
- a CDS encoding DoxX family protein: MVFESTVAGLALLVGRGLFAAVLGYLALGNLRDLEGTVEYAAHKGAPAPQLLVPLSSLTLVAGAASILLGVFPLVGALLVIGFLVGVTPMMHDFWAQEGMDRENEQVHFLKNVGLAGAALVFLALSSTDWPYAVGLTL; encoded by the coding sequence ATGGTCTTTGAGTCGACGGTCGCCGGACTCGCTCTGCTGGTCGGCCGCGGGCTGTTCGCGGCCGTGCTGGGTTACCTCGCGCTTGGCAATCTCCGCGACCTCGAGGGGACTGTCGAGTACGCCGCACACAAGGGCGCGCCGGCCCCGCAGTTGCTGGTCCCGCTGTCGAGCCTCACGCTGGTCGCGGGGGCAGCGTCGATACTGCTCGGTGTCTTCCCGCTGGTCGGCGCGCTCCTCGTCATTGGGTTCCTCGTCGGCGTCACGCCGATGATGCACGATTTCTGGGCCCAAGAGGGGATGGACCGCGAGAACGAGCAGGTCCACTTCCTCAAGAACGTAGGGCTTGCCGGCGCGGCGCTGGTCTTCCTCGCGTTGTCGTCGACCGACTGGCCGTACGCGGTCGGGCTCACGCTCTGA
- a CDS encoding cupin domain-containing protein: MRFKLGDEDPMHAHAEEEIYRIDMGEATLMTDDESVEVEPGDVVHLRPGTDHQFTDFEGEFVVTVMYAPAEGSQAT; this comes from the coding sequence GTGCGCTTTAAGCTGGGCGACGAGGACCCGATGCACGCGCACGCCGAGGAGGAAATTTACCGTATCGACATGGGCGAGGCGACGCTCATGACCGACGACGAGTCAGTCGAGGTTGAGCCGGGTGACGTTGTACATCTCCGTCCCGGGACAGACCACCAGTTCACCGATTTCGAGGGCGAGTTCGTGGTCACGGTCATGTACGCGCCCGCCGAAGGCTCTCAGGCAACGTAA